From the genome of Scytonema hofmannii PCC 7110, one region includes:
- a CDS encoding AAA family ATPase, translated as MKVQSVQLKYFKKFQDYVFDFTEPETGLARDTIVLVGMNGSGKTSLLQAIAATLGTATGRLENISDLEWAGFNYELLASNWGGMTPEVAVQVQFSSGELQAFRNFHFKLREMGRDLPSPGEEHNVTLRWNKEGVVANSTAQLFQFKGRLYAKQLRRNEGWKVFEQVGTVLWYTEQRTSTSLTSEDPNRQLEITEDLLRDRMTKWRQFHQDIELGKIHQRPHGQKDLYAEIERAYQTVFPERSFLGPIPRENLDDILSEPWFYLYDGRNQYEISEMSGGERAVFPMLMDFASWNIHNSVILIDEIELHLHPPMQQALLRALPKLGKNNQFIITTHSDYVEQLVPDAYIIRLEV; from the coding sequence ATGAAAGTTCAATCCGTTCAGTTAAAGTATTTTAAGAAATTTCAGGATTATGTATTTGATTTTACTGAGCCAGAAACTGGGTTAGCACGAGATACGATTGTCCTGGTTGGAATGAATGGTTCTGGGAAAACAAGTTTGTTGCAAGCTATTGCAGCCACTTTAGGTACGGCGACTGGACGCTTAGAGAACATCTCCGATTTGGAATGGGCGGGATTTAACTATGAATTGCTCGCTTCTAATTGGGGAGGTATGACGCCTGAGGTAGCCGTACAGGTACAATTCTCGTCTGGCGAACTCCAAGCCTTTAGAAATTTTCACTTCAAATTACGAGAAATGGGGCGAGATTTGCCATCTCCAGGTGAAGAGCACAATGTAACTCTTAGATGGAACAAGGAAGGTGTTGTTGCTAACAGTACTGCTCAATTGTTTCAATTTAAAGGACGATTATATGCCAAACAATTGCGCCGAAATGAAGGATGGAAAGTGTTTGAGCAAGTTGGTACAGTTCTTTGGTATACAGAACAGAGAACTTCCACCAGTCTCACGAGTGAAGATCCCAATCGTCAGTTGGAAATTACAGAAGATTTGTTGCGCGATCGCATGACTAAATGGCGACAATTTCATCAAGATATTGAATTGGGTAAAATTCATCAACGACCTCATGGACAAAAGGATTTATATGCAGAAATTGAAAGAGCTTATCAAACCGTCTTTCCAGAACGTAGTTTTCTAGGTCCCATTCCGCGAGAGAATTTAGATGATATTTTGAGCGAACCTTGGTTTTATCTCTATGATGGCAGAAATCAGTATGAAATTTCTGAAATGTCCGGGGGTGAGCGTGCTGTCTTTCCAATGTTAATGGACTTTGCGAGTTGGAATATTCACAATTCTGTGATTCTTATTGATGAAATTGAGTTGCATTTACATCCACCCATGCAACAGGCTTTGTTAAGAGCCTTACCCAAGTTAGGGAAAAACAATCAGTTTATCATTACAACCCATTCTGATTATGTGGAGCAATTAGTGCCTGATGCGTATATTATTCGGCTAGAGGTGTAG
- a CDS encoding CoA-binding protein encodes MPFNKPNDSAIRDVLTSAKVIAVVGHSDKPNRTSYQIAQFLRKVGYIVYPVNPQVQEIDGQPSYPSLKEVPSHIDIVNVFRRSEYLSEIVTEAIAINANTIWAQLGISDEAAAQKALDAGMNVVMDMCILIEYLRLIRV; translated from the coding sequence ATGCCGTTTAATAAACCAAATGATAGTGCAATACGCGACGTGTTGACCAGTGCGAAAGTCATTGCTGTTGTCGGACACTCCGATAAACCAAATCGTACTAGCTACCAAATTGCCCAATTTTTACGGAAGGTTGGTTATATTGTTTACCCCGTCAACCCACAAGTTCAAGAAATTGATGGTCAACCCAGTTATCCTTCTTTGAAAGAAGTGCCATCACATATAGATATTGTTAACGTCTTTCGCCGCTCTGAGTACTTAAGTGAAATTGTAACTGAGGCGATCGCTATTAATGCCAACACAATCTGGGCGCAACTCGGTATATCGGATGAAGCAGCCGCACAAAAAGCATTGGATGCGGGAATGAATGTAGTGATGGATATGTGTATCTTGATTGAATATTTACGCTTGATTCGTGTCTAA
- a CDS encoding class I SAM-dependent methyltransferase gives MHENEERILNSWNKNALSWTRVIRSHQIESRVIVTNSAILETVTELNPTTFLDVGCGEGWLCRALFAKGIDGWGVDASCALIKAAREYGDSRFLVSSYSELEVQKFGNIERFSCFICNFSILGQRDLTDIADAGHHLLEPRGHIIVQTLHPLTAGGGTETADGWRETSWSEIGNEPFHPAPWYYRTMESWIEGFCNRNYRLLNLREMYHPVTNKPVSIIFVFEQQ, from the coding sequence ATGCATGAAAATGAAGAACGAATCCTGAATTCATGGAACAAGAATGCTTTGTCTTGGACGCGGGTGATTCGTTCCCATCAAATTGAAAGCCGTGTTATTGTTACCAATTCAGCAATACTAGAAACTGTTACTGAGCTAAATCCAACAACTTTTTTAGACGTTGGATGTGGTGAAGGATGGTTGTGTCGCGCACTTTTTGCCAAGGGAATTGATGGGTGGGGAGTCGATGCTTCTTGCGCTCTGATTAAAGCAGCACGGGAATATGGCGATTCTCGCTTTCTTGTGAGTTCATACTCCGAATTGGAAGTACAAAAATTCGGTAACATTGAACGTTTTTCTTGCTTTATTTGTAACTTCTCAATTCTCGGACAACGAGACTTAACTGATATCGCTGATGCCGGTCATCATCTTTTAGAGCCTCGCGGTCACATCATTGTTCAAACACTCCACCCGTTGACTGCTGGCGGTGGAACTGAAACAGCAGATGGCTGGCGGGAAACTTCGTGGTCAGAGATTGGCAATGAACCATTTCATCCCGCTCCTTGGTACTATCGTACTATGGAATCGTGGATTGAAGGATTTTGCAATCGCAATTACCGATTGCTGAATTTACGAGAAATGTACCATCCGGTAACCAACAAACCTGTCTCAATCATTTTTGTTTTTGAACAACAGTGA
- a CDS encoding ribbon-helix-helix domain-containing protein, with the protein MSKRINVTLPDSVLEDLEAWAEFQGRPTANLAAFLIEMSIKLAKHNGEFPQKSSIRTFPEQ; encoded by the coding sequence GTGAGTAAAAGAATTAACGTTACTTTGCCCGACAGTGTTTTAGAGGATTTAGAAGCGTGGGCTGAATTTCAAGGACGCCCCACTGCCAATCTTGCAGCGTTTCTGATTGAAATGTCCATCAAATTAGCCAAACACAATGGGGAATTTCCTCAAAAGTCATCAATACGCACTTTCCCAGAGCAGTAA
- a CDS encoding AAA family ATPase — protein sequence MAHPYLDIAFETLKPIITNCGESRIIFIVGPTGVGKTKLRLLIEKWIIESSLSLLDVDRGCIPVASIEARLLGGGLFNFKDHLKRCLYALAEPPALVKNKINYGTSNVYHNLDGELIVKPTILETELGWALEQALHHRRPKIFFIDEAHHLLAVASGRKLTDVPEAIKSLANITQILHGLIGTYDLLTLHDIGDQLSRRSIYIHLPRYNAEFIEDREIWQSIIWNFQHQISTREPPDFLSHWEYLYSRSLGCVGIFKNWSRNAFGEALNENASTVTLKHLEKRALSVGQCRNILKHIKEGEARYAEIEGKTEELYQDLGLRRPPISKQKYSNQSELKSQSFSSQKRKKTVGIRKPTRDSIGTENAI from the coding sequence ATGGCGCATCCTTATTTAGATATAGCTTTTGAAACTCTCAAGCCAATCATAACTAATTGTGGAGAATCACGAATCATTTTCATTGTTGGACCAACAGGAGTAGGTAAAACAAAATTACGTTTACTAATTGAAAAATGGATAATTGAGTCATCATTATCTTTATTAGATGTTGACAGAGGTTGTATTCCAGTTGCGAGTATTGAAGCACGTCTGTTAGGAGGAGGTTTATTTAATTTCAAAGACCACCTCAAACGTTGTTTATATGCGCTAGCAGAACCACCTGCGTTAGTTAAAAATAAAATAAATTACGGAACTTCAAATGTTTATCATAATCTGGATGGAGAATTAATTGTTAAACCAACAATTTTGGAAACTGAGTTAGGGTGGGCATTAGAGCAAGCTTTACATCATCGAAGACCTAAAATTTTCTTTATTGATGAAGCTCATCATTTATTAGCTGTAGCTAGTGGAAGAAAATTAACAGATGTACCTGAAGCAATTAAATCGTTAGCAAATATTACTCAAATTTTACATGGACTAATTGGAACTTATGATTTATTAACTCTTCATGATATTGGAGACCAATTAAGTCGGCGTAGTATTTATATCCATTTACCTCGCTACAATGCAGAGTTTATAGAAGATAGAGAAATTTGGCAAAGTATAATTTGGAATTTTCAGCATCAAATATCGACAAGAGAACCACCAGATTTTTTATCACATTGGGAGTATTTATATTCACGCAGTTTGGGATGTGTTGGGATTTTCAAAAATTGGTCGAGAAATGCCTTTGGAGAAGCGTTAAATGAAAATGCTTCTACCGTTACACTGAAGCATTTAGAAAAACGTGCTTTATCAGTTGGTCAATGTCGAAATATTCTCAAACATATTAAGGAAGGAGAAGCAAGATATGCAGAAATAGAAGGTAAGACGGAGGAATTATACCAAGATTTAGGTTTACGTCGTCCACCTATCTCTAAGCAAAAATATAGTAATCAATCTGAATTAAAATCCCAAAGTTTCTCATCTCAAAAGCGTAAAAAAACAGTTGGTATTCGTAAACCTACACGAGACTCAATAGGAACGGAAAATGCAATTTGA
- a CDS encoding TniQ family protein encodes MQFEKLTLYSGYDFQTPVVEKRSTLYSLEPIGIGTSKCESLISYLIRLAETHCVTPDKLIKHNIHPLFWGHEDFCTYYKGIVGRTFIHYSHMKLLNFSGWYTSKLVECLQSLTLREDLVFLTMMHWHELIHHLYLSRYYKAWCPLCYDYWRQNKLPIYEPLLWSFEPVIMCEHHHSPLVTQCPHCNQKLPILTATTRHGYCNHCGKWLVNQEKLSLQSLSTSEIALQLDLIKVFGSLIAFTPEAFNNTRKTFYRQIITYFQLKEFESIELSNPQISPKRIHQSMTYEGFTVQDFWKTFSPIASNRTRIY; translated from the coding sequence ATGCAATTTGAAAAACTAACATTATATTCAGGTTATGATTTTCAAACTCCGGTTGTTGAAAAACGTAGCACTTTATACTCTTTAGAACCAATTGGCATTGGTACATCTAAATGTGAAAGTCTAATTAGCTATCTCATTCGTTTAGCCGAAACTCATTGTGTAACTCCAGACAAATTAATTAAGCATAATATTCATCCACTTTTTTGGGGTCATGAGGATTTTTGTACTTATTATAAAGGTATTGTTGGTAGAACTTTTATCCATTATTCTCATATGAAATTGCTAAATTTTAGTGGTTGGTATACATCGAAATTAGTTGAGTGCTTACAATCTTTGACCTTACGTGAAGATTTAGTTTTTTTGACAATGATGCATTGGCATGAGCTAATTCATCATCTTTACTTATCTCGTTACTATAAAGCTTGGTGTCCTTTATGTTATGACTATTGGCGGCAAAATAAACTACCTATATATGAACCATTACTATGGTCTTTTGAGCCAGTTATAATGTGTGAGCATCATCATTCTCCCTTGGTTACTCAATGCCCTCACTGTAATCAAAAACTACCGATCTTAACTGCCACTACACGGCATGGATATTGCAATCATTGTGGAAAATGGTTAGTCAACCAAGAAAAATTATCATTACAGAGTTTATCAACTTCTGAAATCGCCTTACAATTAGACTTAATCAAAGTTTTTGGCTCGTTAATTGCTTTTACTCCTGAAGCTTTTAATAATACTAGAAAAACATTTTATAGACAAATAATAACTTATTTTCAACTTAAAGAATTTGAAAGTATTGAATTATCTAACCCTCAAATTTCTCCAAAAAGGATACATCAATCCATGACTTATGAAGGATTTACTGTTCAAGATTTTTGGAAAACATTCTCTCCAATAGCTTCTAATCGGACTAGAATATATTAG
- a CDS encoding calcium-binding protein — translation MATKYGTTNADTINGTSGNDTIYGWAQGGNANSSSGKDNLFGKNGNDRLYGGTNNDKLYGDAGSDELYGGKGNDFLNGGNDHDELYGGNNEYGAEDGNDELYGGSGNDYLDGEAGDDYLNGGEGDDTLHGEAGNDTLYGWTGNDTIEGWGGDDYLLGHDGDDHMLGGAGNDILTGENNNDFLSGDSGNDTLTGGSGADIFHFQFSSDGIDSITDFTWQDGDKIQVNAIGFGIGHTDYYHFTFQEVAAGGALFFDGIQLALLQPNSGFVPELDIKIV, via the coding sequence ATGGCAACTAAATACGGCACCACAAACGCTGACACAATAAATGGGACTTCGGGAAATGACACTATCTACGGCTGGGCTCAAGGTGGTAATGCCAATAGTTCATCTGGTAAAGACAATCTGTTTGGCAAAAATGGCAATGACAGACTTTATGGTGGAACGAATAATGACAAACTTTACGGTGATGCAGGTTCTGATGAACTGTATGGCGGTAAGGGCAACGATTTTCTAAATGGGGGAAACGATCATGACGAACTCTACGGTGGAAATAACGAATATGGTGCAGAAGATGGCAATGACGAACTCTACGGTGGATCTGGTAACGATTACCTAGACGGTGAAGCTGGCGACGATTACCTAAATGGTGGTGAGGGCGATGACACACTTCACGGCGAGGCTGGTAACGATACCCTGTATGGATGGACTGGCAATGACACGATAGAAGGATGGGGTGGCGATGACTATTTATTGGGTCATGACGGCGACGATCATATGTTAGGTGGCGCTGGTAATGACATCTTAACTGGAGAGAATAATAATGATTTCCTCAGTGGAGATTCTGGCAATGACACTCTCACTGGTGGTTCTGGTGCAGATATTTTTCACTTCCAATTCTCTTCTGATGGAATTGATAGCATTACAGACTTCACATGGCAGGATGGAGATAAGATTCAGGTGAATGCCATTGGATTTGGCATTGGACACACCGATTACTATCATTTCACTTTCCAAGAAGTTGCTGCAGGAGGTGCTCTATTCTTTGATGGTATTCAGTTAGCGTTGCTACAACCAAATTCAGGCTTCGTACCTGAGTTAGACATCAAAATTGTTTAG
- a CDS encoding CHAT domain-containing protein has translation MPYHRLLKLILLALLALITTLGLPVLSSQQVVGTSVVSQQTSNAYLLLKQGIEFYEAERFPEAVEVWKQAASAFGSQEDNLNLALVLRYLSLAYQHLGQWQDAEEAIRKAIASLHSPNFQLLAHNQNKYDIKHYFDIFAKTLNTLGRLQWSKGEWSEAVETWKQAATTYKKADNYAGAIGSLINQATALQAIGLNSQAQTELQNLEKIIQQQSDPNIKATGLQSLGEALRRIGNLKQSQEVLRKSLQVAQEFQLSKTQGSVLLELGNTERALSNRAIAIGKDAQKYTQAAIAYYQQAANSPSVQLQAELNLLSFFVETGEWSEVVKLQPKIQQLLTHLPPSQATVYAKVNFAQSLTCLLPGVDIKQFSCVTRERQSELKDNPPQAILSTTSYSEIAEILTTAIEQARSLKQQRAESYALGQLGRLNELTKRESIAQNLTQQALLIAEEIQAPDIRYRWEWQMGRLWEKLGDKKRAIAAYKEALNSLKSIRSDLLSINADVQFSFRDNVEPIHRQLVNLLLQEEDKSQPSQENLHDAINVIDSLQLAELENFLNCNLSQTVQIVLDVDKQDLKVKFDKLDPQAAFIYPIILKDRLEVVTKLPKQSFKHYAAFVDRTEVEKTALELRTSILKRNRPEEVREKAAKLYEWLLKPLAQDLEMNQEVKTLVFVLDGVLRNLPMSVIYDTQRQEYLMQKPYALAVLPSLQPFDLRPLQREQLEVLTAGVSEARSPFPALPNVVEELQQIGSVVPAKSLLNPKFTTANLQQQMSSGVFSAVHIATHGKFSSDPEETFILTYDKLLKTNDLNNLLKSNNTNPLRKIELLVLSACETARGDNRATLGLAGIAVRAGARSTLATLWQVKDSSTAELMGQFYKELTNPKVTKAEALHQAQLALFERYKAPYDWSPYILVGNWH, from the coding sequence ATGCCATACCATCGATTACTCAAACTCATTCTTCTAGCATTGCTAGCACTCATAACAACTTTAGGTCTACCAGTTCTCTCATCTCAACAAGTTGTAGGTACTTCGGTTGTCAGTCAACAGACTTCAAATGCTTATTTGTTACTCAAACAGGGTATAGAGTTTTATGAGGCTGAACGGTTTCCAGAAGCAGTAGAAGTTTGGAAACAAGCTGCTTCAGCCTTTGGAAGTCAAGAAGATAATCTAAACTTAGCATTGGTGCTGCGCTATCTTTCCTTAGCTTATCAGCATTTAGGACAGTGGCAAGACGCAGAAGAAGCGATTCGTAAGGCGATCGCTTCACTTCACTCCCCAAATTTTCAACTCTTGGCTCATAATCAGAATAAATATGATATAAAACACTACTTTGACATTTTTGCTAAAACTTTAAACACTCTCGGTCGCCTACAATGGTCAAAGGGAGAGTGGTCTGAAGCTGTAGAAACCTGGAAGCAAGCAGCAACTACCTACAAAAAAGCTGACAATTACGCAGGTGCAATCGGTAGCTTAATTAACCAAGCAACTGCATTACAGGCAATAGGGTTAAATAGTCAAGCACAAACAGAGTTACAAAACTTAGAAAAAATTATACAGCAGCAATCAGACCCAAATATCAAGGCGACTGGCTTGCAGAGTCTCGGTGAAGCACTTAGAAGAATTGGTAATCTCAAACAATCACAGGAGGTTTTGCGCAAAAGCTTGCAAGTGGCTCAAGAATTTCAACTCTCTAAAACACAAGGTTCTGTTTTGCTGGAATTGGGTAACACTGAACGTGCTTTGAGTAACAGAGCGATCGCTATCGGTAAGGATGCTCAAAAATACACTCAAGCTGCGATCGCATACTATCAACAAGCAGCTAACTCTCCTTCTGTACAACTCCAAGCTGAGTTGAATTTGCTGAGCTTCTTTGTTGAGACAGGAGAATGGTCAGAAGTGGTGAAACTGCAACCAAAAATTCAACAGTTGCTGACTCACTTACCTCCGAGTCAAGCAACTGTCTATGCCAAAGTTAACTTTGCCCAAAGTTTAACTTGTTTGTTGCCGGGTGTTGACATAAAGCAATTTTCATGCGTAACTCGTGAACGGCAGAGCGAACTGAAAGACAATCCCCCGCAGGCAATTCTGAGCACAACTTCATATTCAGAAATAGCCGAAATTTTAACCACTGCTATCGAGCAAGCTCGCAGTTTAAAACAGCAAAGAGCCGAATCCTATGCTTTGGGACAACTAGGAAGGCTAAATGAACTGACCAAACGGGAATCAATTGCTCAAAACCTAACTCAGCAAGCTCTGCTGATAGCTGAGGAAATTCAAGCTCCTGATATTCGCTATCGTTGGGAATGGCAAATGGGGCGTTTGTGGGAAAAACTTGGGGATAAGAAAAGAGCGATCGCAGCCTACAAAGAAGCTCTCAACTCCCTCAAATCCATCCGCAGTGATTTGCTTAGCATCAATGCAGATGTACAGTTCTCTTTTCGAGACAATGTAGAACCAATCCATCGTCAGCTAGTAAATTTGCTATTACAGGAGGAAGACAAATCTCAACCGAGTCAAGAAAATCTTCACGACGCCATTAATGTAATTGACTCATTGCAGCTAGCGGAACTAGAAAATTTCCTGAACTGTAACTTGAGTCAGACAGTACAGATTGTGTTGGACGTTGATAAACAAGACCTAAAAGTAAAATTTGATAAGTTAGATCCACAAGCTGCATTTATTTATCCCATCATTTTAAAAGACCGATTAGAAGTTGTTACCAAACTCCCAAAGCAATCTTTCAAGCATTATGCAGCCTTCGTAGATCGGACTGAAGTCGAAAAAACTGCACTAGAACTGCGAACAAGCATATTAAAGCGTAACCGCCCAGAAGAAGTTAGAGAAAAAGCTGCAAAACTATATGAATGGTTGCTCAAACCATTAGCGCAAGACTTAGAAATGAATCAAGAGGTCAAAACTTTAGTGTTTGTACTCGACGGGGTTTTAAGAAATCTTCCCATGTCAGTAATTTATGATACCCAACGGCAAGAGTATTTGATGCAGAAGCCCTACGCACTTGCTGTGCTTCCCAGTTTACAACCTTTTGACCTCCGACCATTACAGAGAGAACAGTTAGAAGTCTTGACAGCTGGAGTCAGTGAAGCGCGATCGCCATTTCCAGCACTACCCAATGTGGTAGAAGAACTGCAACAAATCGGGAGTGTCGTGCCTGCAAAGTCACTATTAAATCCTAAATTTACTACAGCCAATCTGCAACAGCAAATGAGTTCAGGAGTTTTCTCTGCCGTTCACATCGCCACTCATGGTAAGTTCAGTTCCGACCCCGAAGAGACATTTATTCTAACTTACGACAAGCTGTTGAAAACTAACGATTTGAACAACTTGTTAAAAAGTAACAACACTAACCCATTGAGAAAGATAGAATTACTCGTTCTCAGTGCGTGCGAGACCGCACGGGGAGATAACCGAGCGACTTTAGGACTAGCCGGAATCGCCGTGCGAGCAGGAGCACGCAGTACTCTAGCAACCTTGTGGCAAGTCAAAGATAGTTCGACTGCTGAATTGATGGGGCAGTTTTACAAAGAGTTAACCAATCCTAAAGTCACGAAAGCTGAAGCACTTCATCAGGCGCAGTTAGCTTTGTTTGAGAGATACAAAGCTCCTTACGACTGGTCACCTTATATTCTAGTTGGCAATTGGCATTAG
- a CDS encoding FAD-dependent oxidoreductase: MSNPNKFFSFNRRWFLGSLGLAGGAALTSGFSQLRDISRATASEKFKYQKVLNDFNIYPELKSLTKAKGKAASKSKGILSDLDNLPQSGRPLKVVILGAGMAGLCAAYELEKRGHTCVILEADRSHIGGRVRTLRFEDGLYGEAGAMRIPKSHDLTHHYIKECGLQLRNFVSGNPNGYYYMRGERLRVAEVTRLSSIYELKGNEKQLTPDDVWATAVDSYVNNLSEKEKEEIFATSIQSAAVRELDEKSLLQLCRAAGFSTDAIEMLLAAYGLLGTEMYFSALGHIRDAGNYSDLEEIVGGSDLLPKALAAKLKSQPKLGCEAIAIERDDAVRKARVIYVEDGQTNSEEGDFAICTIPFPVLARLETPFSPAKKRAIRDLTYDSSTKVLAIANRRFWETDDGIYGGGSFSDLPISTTYYPSDNAQNRDPNISARPAVMLASYTWGSQARRLGDLSPQERHSQTQQWLSKIHPQINQNGVIDKMVSWSWDNHRWSGGAFTFLSPYQQTSLYKDVIAPEGRIYFAGEHASTDHAWIQGALESALTSVKEILIAAQRD; this comes from the coding sequence ATGAGTAACCCAAACAAATTTTTTTCCTTCAATCGTCGTTGGTTTTTAGGTAGTCTTGGTTTAGCAGGAGGAGCTGCATTAACTTCAGGATTCAGTCAATTAAGAGATATAAGTAGAGCAACAGCTTCAGAAAAATTTAAATATCAAAAAGTATTAAATGACTTTAATATTTACCCAGAATTAAAAAGTTTAACTAAAGCCAAGGGTAAGGCAGCGAGCAAGTCCAAGGGGATCTTAAGTGACCTAGATAACCTTCCTCAGTCAGGCAGACCATTAAAAGTTGTGATTTTGGGAGCAGGGATGGCAGGGCTTTGTGCTGCTTATGAATTAGAGAAACGCGGACACACCTGCGTCATTCTTGAAGCCGATCGCAGTCATATTGGAGGTCGCGTTCGCACCCTGCGATTTGAAGATGGTTTGTATGGGGAAGCAGGCGCAATGCGAATTCCGAAAAGCCATGACTTAACGCATCACTATATCAAAGAATGTGGTTTGCAACTGCGTAACTTTGTGAGTGGTAATCCCAATGGATATTACTATATGCGAGGTGAGCGCCTGCGAGTCGCAGAGGTGACACGGCTTAGTTCCATCTATGAACTCAAGGGTAATGAGAAGCAGTTGACCCCCGATGATGTTTGGGCTACGGCTGTTGATAGTTATGTCAACAACCTCAGCGAAAAAGAAAAAGAAGAGATATTTGCTACGTCAATTCAAAGCGCTGCTGTGCGCGAGTTGGATGAAAAATCATTGCTGCAATTATGTCGTGCTGCGGGATTCTCAACTGATGCTATTGAGATGTTGTTAGCAGCTTACGGCTTACTAGGTACGGAAATGTACTTCTCTGCCCTTGGTCATATACGTGATGCGGGAAATTACTCTGACTTAGAAGAAATTGTTGGCGGTTCAGACCTTCTCCCCAAAGCACTAGCAGCTAAACTCAAGTCTCAACCGAAATTGGGCTGCGAAGCGATCGCCATAGAACGGGATGACGCAGTTCGGAAAGCAAGAGTAATTTATGTCGAAGATGGTCAAACCAACTCGGAAGAGGGAGATTTTGCGATCTGTACGATACCCTTTCCCGTGCTAGCTCGGCTTGAGACTCCTTTTTCTCCAGCTAAGAAAAGAGCTATTCGCGATCTGACTTATGATTCTTCGACAAAAGTGCTGGCGATCGCTAACCGTCGTTTCTGGGAAACAGATGATGGCATCTATGGCGGTGGTTCATTTAGTGATTTGCCAATTTCTACTACCTACTATCCTTCAGACAATGCACAGAATAGAGATCCTAACATTTCAGCTAGACCAGCCGTGATGTTAGCTTCTTACACGTGGGGAAGTCAAGCACGCCGTTTGGGGGATTTATCTCCTCAGGAACGACACTCCCAAACTCAGCAGTGGCTGAGCAAGATCCATCCTCAGATTAATCAGAATGGAGTGATAGACAAAATGGTGAGTTGGTCTTGGGACAACCACCGTTGGAGTGGTGGAGCATTCACATTCTTGTCGCCTTATCAGCAGACAAGTTTATACAAAGATGTCATTGCACCTGAAGGTCGCATCTATTTTGCTGGAGAACACGCTTCAACAGATCATGCCTGGATACAAGGTGCTTTGGAATCAGCGCTAACATCTGTTAAAGAAATTCTGATTGCTGCTCAACGAGATTGA
- a CDS encoding DUF29 family protein — translation MPEANPETAQRLMPAFDLYEADFYAWTQEQAKLLRAHQWSKIDLPNLIEEIESLGKQQRQELRNRLSVLIGHLRKWEYQPQRRSRSWLATLRVQRRDTLGLLRDNPSLKPYLDGALPEAYENARDLALGETDLPEQTFSLDCPYTLTEILDNCFYPGEPSELVDKLES, via the coding sequence GTGCCTGAAGCAAATCCAGAAACAGCACAAAGATTGATGCCTGCATTCGACCTTTACGAGGCTGACTTTTATGCTTGGACACAGGAACAAGCAAAGTTACTCCGCGCTCACCAGTGGAGCAAAATCGACTTACCAAACCTGATTGAGGAAATTGAATCTTTGGGGAAGCAGCAACGCCAAGAACTTCGCAACCGTTTGAGCGTGCTGATTGGACATTTGCGGAAATGGGAATACCAACCCCAACGCCGCAGCCGTAGTTGGCTAGCAACACTTCGCGTACAGCGTCGCGATACATTAGGGTTACTCAGAGACAACCCCAGCCTCAAGCCTTACCTTGACGGTGCATTACCAGAAGCATATGAAAATGCCAGGGACTTAGCATTGGGAGAAACAGATTTACCAGAGCAAACCTTTTCTCTCGATTGTCCTTACACCTTAACCGAGATTTTGGACAATTGTTTCTATCCTGGTGAGCCAAGTGAATTAGTAGATAAATTGGAATCATGA